Genomic window (Zingiber officinale cultivar Zhangliang chromosome 2B, Zo_v1.1, whole genome shotgun sequence):
CCAAAATGAAAATTTATCTTGCTCGCGGCTTCTTCTCACGAGCGAAGGCATTGAGCGGGGCGCCAGCGCCGATTGCGATCTACTTCTGGATTTCCGGGGCTCATTCTGTGGATAAACTATTTCTTCCTGCAATTAAAGTCaactatagaaggaaactgtgacgATCTTGCTTGCCTTTTCTTTCTCCTACTTTCTCTTTTCGCGAAGTGTTCGCTTTCGGCTGGATTTGAGCAGCAATGAACAAGCGAGCGAACCCTAGCTGGTAAAGGTAGAAGAAGATGAAAAAGGGCCCTTTTTTTTGTGCTTTTGACTCGAAAACAAGGTGTGTATCTTATCCTCAACCAAGAATTCAAGATTTGTGTTCTTATTCCATTATCCGTCACATTCTATGCATCTCTGTTTCACTATCACTAAGCAAAACCTAGAATGCTGTGATAGCATACAGATTTCATAAACTTGAAGGAAATGGAGAAGATGCTGTTGAGGGGAAATAGAAGCAAAAGCATGAAGAACAAGGTTTGTGTTCTTATTGATGAATTCACAAGATTTTTGTTCGCATTCCACTCTGTTTAACTATCACTAAACAAAACCTAGATTGCTCTTGTAACATACAGATTTCATAAACTTAAGGGAACTGAAGAAGATGCTGTTTAGGGAAAATAGAGGGGGAAAAAAATGAAGAACGAGGTTTGTGTTTTTATTCCATTATGAGCGACATTCTATGCATCTCTGTTTAACTATCACCAAGCAAGATTTAGATTGCTCTAGTAATATACATATTTCGTAAACTTATGGGAAATGGAGAAGATGCTGTTTAGGGAAAATAGATGCAAAAACATGAAGAACAAGGTTTGTGCTCTTTTTTATGAATTTACAAGATTTTTGTTCTTATTCCATTATTAGCCACATTCTATGCATCTCTGTTTAACTATCACTAAGCAAAACCTAGATTTCTCTAGTAACATACAGATTTTGTAAACTTAAGGGAAATGGAGAAGATGCTGTTCAGGGAAAATAGAGGCAAAAGCATGAAGAACAAGGCGTGTGTTCTTATTGATGAATTCACAAAATTTCTGTTCTTATTCCATTATTAGCCACATTCTATGCATCTCTGTTTAACTATCACCAAGCAAGATCTAGACTGCTCTAGTAACATACAGATTTCATAAACTTGAGGGAAATGGAGAAGATGCTATTGAGAGAAAGTAGAGGCAAAAACATGAAGAACAAGGTTTGTGTTCTTATTTATGAATTCACAAGATTCTTGTTCTTATTCCATTATTAGCCACATTCTATGCATCTCTGTTTAACTATCACCGAGCAAGATCTAGATTATACAGATTTTGTAAATTTATGTGAAATGGAGTTGTTGTTGTTTAGGGGAAATGGATTCAATCTGATTCGACGGCAATCAATGGGATGTGGTGCTGCAACCTGACTCAACTGTACTGCCATTTGTCTGGAAGAAATGGAGTCGGCACGAGGTGTGTGTCCAGAACCTCACGGAGACAAAGATGCCCACCTTCCACCTGGTTTTTGCATGCCCTCTGAGATCAAATGGCACGATTCCCCGCCTCAACGCCTTGTCCATGGCCTCCTTTGCATCCTGGTCCAGTGGTATTGGCGACGAGTGAAAGTGATAATTGAGCGGGCGGGAGCTGTTCTTAGGAACCTCGAGCGAGTTGGACTTCAGCACTGCAACATCAATGTCATGGAACTGGAGAAGGAAGCTCAGGGCGGAGAAGCTGGTGTGGGCCTTGTTGTTATCATTCACTGCCTCCAAATTTAGGGTTATGTCTATCTCGAGCAACCCTAATTGATCATAGAGGAGCTCGTCGAGATGTGCATAGGCCACCCTGATGTAGGGCATCTTTGGTTGGTAGACCATGTACACTACAAACACTGCTATGCCTGCGACGATAACAGCTATCGTAAGGATGGCGCACAGAACTGCAAGTGTCCAGATCACGAAATGGGTCTGCCGACCCTCTTGGGAAATCAGGCGGGGTGGCATGATGAACCGTGATCAACAGCATTGGGGAGAAGAAATACAGCGACCGCGATTCGTGTTCTTATGATGTTAGCTATGGTATGAGGTCGGCCGGTGGCTTCATCCCTGTGCTGGGGTTCTTGTCCAAGGTAATGTGGAAAGTTTGGTATCTTCTTTGCTGAGTAATAGGTCTTCTAGCTAAATGTGATCTTAAAGGAATTGATCGCTTTCTTTGTTTCCCGAAGAAAAATACCATACTTGCCTTGTGCAATTCAACCTTTTCTTTACGAGGTGCCATCACTAGAGATGATCAAGGAATCGATATGGCTaatatattttctctcatcacagtGTTCTAATCATTTTTGCGGGTGTTTGTGTTTTGCAACTAAGGCTTTGGCTTCCGAGCGGAGTTCAAGTACATGCCAACTTAAGATTTCTTCATTGACAAGGAATGAATCTCAAACAACCATCTGCAGTTGGTGTATCCGAAATTGGTAAGCTTGCTTTCCCTCAACAATTGTAAATGCCTCGATCGCTATGGAAGCTACGAATGATGTTGTTATGTACTTCATGCTGTTTTACCGCATTATTCTTTCGGTGAAGTTCATGTTCTATAGAAAGTGTCGATCGTAGAATGTTCTGATCAGGGAAAAGTTCTTCTCCTGTTTGTCGAGTATGTTATTGTGCACAATACATAGCCATAATTTTTCAACGAAGTGAAAGCTGAGGCTTAAGCAAGGCTGAATaatcatttttgtatatataGATGAATGTGgtttgtaatttatttgaaacctTTGTTTTTTTTCAAGTTGGCATCCGTTATTCAACTTACATCAATTAATCTTGAAAGTCGCCGATCTCTTACTggttaatttatttatttgaattgTATAATCATGTCAATGGGTCATTCGTTACCTAGCCGTAGTTGAATTAGGGTTTACGAGATGAATTAGAAGTTAATTAGGATGAAAATGATGGAGAATTATGATAATTTTAGTATTAAAATGGCTATAATATTctctattttttgaaaaaaatgattTGTTAAAGATAGGGACATTTTTGGCTATTTTTGCATGCGAGAGGCAAGAATCGAAGCTAAAACATGGGTCAAATTGATCCTTCGAGCTCGACTTTGTCTTCACTCATCAAGTAGAGCAAGTTCGTTGAATAATGAATGCTAAAAGGCAAGATATTTGAATTTACATCGGTGACAGGATCAAAATTGTCTATTTGGTAACTTTTAGCTtctaaaaaactttcaaaatgttTCATGGTTTCAATTTAGTCACGTCGAGCGAGGATCACGGGTAGTCAAGTTGAATTGAGAGCTAAGCATGATCCTTTTTTTAATAATCCGGTGTCTAGTTCTTACGAGCTGAGCTGATTAATTTTGAGATGGACGGTTTATTTCCATATTTCATCTAGCAAGTAAACTTAGGAAGCATGATAACTCATGGTGTGGCATGACATGTGATGATTCATGGTGTGGCATGGCGATCCAACATCACAGGAGTAATTTAATCACAATAAATGTATCATATAGAAATTGAATGCTgattatttgaaaatatattgTCTCTTAGAAAGTAAATTGAGTGATAAGTCTTCTTCTAAAGTTTATTGAGATATATTTTTCATAGTTAATGTTGGCCAAATTAGTTGACATTGATTATCATATTTTACTGAATATATATGGGTCTGGGAAGTCTTTTGGTATTTTATTTTATAGATGAATTTTGCCTCATAGACAATTGTCATGCTCGCGAGAGGGCTTGTATGAAAAGTTTTAAGTATCTCAAATAAGTCTAAGAAATTTTGGAAGATGAATCTTTTTGCCATACTATGAACATATGTGGAGATGTCTTTTGGAATAGTTGTGGGGAGTCTCAAGGgcattgcttctgaagctctttATTCTATTGTTTCAGCAACCTTGACTTTAAGTTGGGTCCAAGTAGTTAGATCGATGAGGAGGTCTAGAAGGTTTTGTTCACGTTCATTGATAGTTGCTTGAGCATAAGTTTT
Coding sequences:
- the LOC122048808 gene encoding uncharacterized protein LOC122048808, giving the protein MPPRLISQEGRQTHFVIWTLAVLCAILTIAVIVAGIAVFVVYMVYQPKMPYIRVAYAHLDELLYDQLGLLEIDITLNLEAVNDNNKAHTSFSALSFLLQFHDIDVAVLKSNSLEVPKNSSRPLNYHFHSSPIPLDQDAKEAMDKALRRGIVPFDLRGHAKTRWKVGIFVSVRFWTHTSCRLHFFQTNGSTVESGCSTTSH